The Thermomicrobiales bacterium genomic sequence CCCGCCGAATCGAACGCTCCCAGTGACACGGAGGGGGCTCCCGGAGATAGCAGTGCGCAGCAGCCGGGAGGCGGGACTGGTTCGCCAAGCGACGACCCAGCCGAACAAACCGACGCCACCGAAGGCGACTCCAGCACCGGTTCCGGAGCGGGTGGCGAGAGCAACCAGGATGCGAGCGATCCGGCGGACGGCAGCGGCGGCGAAAACGAGCATCAGACCGATGGCAAGAAGGATCCATCCGCACCGAAGGTTTCCGATGAGACGGGCGAGGGTGACGATGCAAGTGGAGCAGACGCCGATCCGCATCGGGCCATCGAGCTCCCCCGTTCGCCCGAGGGGCAATCGATTTCGATCGGAGGCAACTCTGGCGCGTCGAGCTCCGGATCGGGCGCGGGAGTCACGGTCAGCAGCGGCTCGACCGAACAGGGTGAGGTGGGCGAGGCCGCCCCGGACAGCAATCACGTGCCGCCCGAGTATCGCTCGATTGTCGAGAACTACTTCTCCGATCAGGACGATGGCTGATGAACGGTCTGCTCACGTCCATTCGAGACAGATTTGGCGGAACGGTTTCGCCTGACCAGCATGCCGTTGCGCCAGCGCGCGAGCAGGTGGTGTTCGATGAGGAGTTGCTGGCTCGCCTGCGAAAGCTGACGTTGCTTTCGAATGCGTCGGTGTCGCATGGGTTAGCTGGTGAGCATCGCTCACAACGGCGCGGTTCGTCACCCGAGTTTGCCGATTTCAAGAGCTATTCCCAAGGCGACGACTTTCGCCGGATCGATTGGAACATCTACAGCCGGCTGGGAGAGCTCTTCATCCGGTTGAGCGAAGTCACGACCGAGCTGACCGTGCATCTCTTGCTGGATGCGTCGGGCTCCATGGATTGGTCTGGCGATGCGCAGCGCATCACCAAGTTCACCTATGCGCGGCGAGTGACCGGATCGCTCGGATATGTTGGGCTCTGGCATTTCGACCGGTTGTCGATCACGCCATTCAGCAATCAGCTCGGGCATCCATTCGGGCCGTCTCACGGCCGTTCGAACATCACCCCGATGCTGAAGTACCTGACCGACCTGCCGGCAAGCGGGACGACATCGTTCGCCGAATCGGTCGAGCGCTATGCGCGGGCCCGGAAGCGGCCCGGCGTGCTGATCGTGCTCTCCGATCTCCTCTCTGGCGAGCCGGATGAGATGCGGACGGCATTCCAGCTGCTGCGCAGCCGAGGTTGGCAGACGACTGTGGTGCAGATCGTCGATCCGGCCGAGCGTGATCCCGCGCTTGCGTTCCCGGTAGGCGCAAACGCGCAACCGCTGACCATCGAGCTCATCGATCTGGAGCAAGCCACCCGCTTGCAGATCACACCGACGCAATCCGCGCTCGCTGATTACACGCGTGCATTGACGGCGTGGCAGGCCGATGTTGAGTCGGTCTGTGCGTCCGAGCAAATTCCGCTGATCACCCTGCAAACCGACTGGCCATTCGAAACCGTGGTGCTCGGGTTGCTGGCGCAACGGGGGGTGGTTGGATGAGCGAACGAGGGTCCAGCATCCGGTGCCCAGGGTCCAGGGTGAGGCGTTCAGAACGCTTGGTTCTGGGGTGTGCGGCGTGCGGTCGTCATGTGGAGAACGGTTCGGCATGTCGTGTCCCGGATCCGGGATCCTGGTCAGAGGACGGACGCCCATGAGCAGCCTGCAGTTCCTTGCGCCAATCGGCTTGCTGGCGTTGATCGGCATTCCAGTGGTCATCTTTTTTCACATGCGTCATACCACACCGGTGGAGCGGCCTGTGCCCACATTGCGCTTCTGGCGGCTTGTGGCGCCCGCGCCCACCGACGACGCCCGATTGCGCCGGCCGCCGATTTCGTTGTTGCTGCTGCTGCAATTGCTGGCTGTCGGCGCCCTGGGACTGGCGTTGGCGCGGCCCGCGGTGGCGGACGCCTGGGCCGGGCTCACGCAGCGCACCGAGCCAAAGCATCTGGTGATCCTGCTCGATGGATCGACCAGCATGGCCGCCACCGACGTCGATTCCGGCAGCGATCGCTTCACCGTGGCCAAAGAACTGGCGGCCGAGCGTGTCGGTGAGTTGCGGGACGGCGATGTGGCGACTGTCATGTTGTTGGGAACCTCGGTGCAATCGTTCGAGGCGACCGACGGCGCGGGTCTGCGTACGCTGGAAACGCGAGTACGGGAGCTTTCATTGCCGGGAGGGCGCGCCGATCTGAACGCGGCGCTGGTTCTGACGAGCAATCTGATGCTGCCCGATCTGGAAAACCAGGTTGTGGTGATCACCGATGGCGCGGTGGCTGCCGATCGCTCGGTTGCGGCCAATGTGCATGCCCCTATCGAGTTGCTCCTGGTCGGGCGGGCCAGCGCGGCCAACCTGGCCGTGGTCCAGCTGACGGCGCGAGCGTCTGGCGACAATGCCAACCAGACCGAGCTCTTTGCCCGGCTGGCGAACTTCAGCGATCAGCAGGTCAACGCGACGGTCTCGGTCTTCGCCAATGGAATTGTGGTGGATTCAGAGAACCTGCAAATCGACGCGAATGCAACGGTCGATTTCATCTCGGATCTGCTGCCGAGCGATGTTTCCCGCCTGCGCGTCGAGCTCCAGGCGAACACGGATGACGCGCTGCCAGCCGACAACGCCGCCGAATTGGTGTTGGCGCGCGATAGCGATCTGGCGCAGCGCATCTTGCTCGTGTCGGATACGCCGTTGGTGCTGCAGCGGGCGCTGACTTCGCTTCCCGGCGCGCAGGTGACCACGATTTCCACGACCGAGCATCTGAACGGCGATATTCCGGCCGGACCGTACGATCTCTACGTCTTCGAGGGATACACGCCCGTGAGCGCGGATGAAATCGTCGCGCCGGCCTTTTTCGTCGATCCGCCGGTGGATGGGTTGCTGCCGACGACCGGGGTGATGACAGCTGCCTCGGTGCAGCATGTGCGCGCGGGTGATCCGTTGTTGGATGGCGTCGATCTGACCGGGCTCACCGCCGGTGAAACCCCGATCCTGCAGATGTCCGAAGGCGATACAGCCGTGGTCGAGGGGGAAGGCGGTCCGCTTCTCTATCGCGGAGCGGCGCCCGGCTCGACCGAGCCGATGGTTGTGCTGGCCATCAGTCTCCAGGAGAGCGCGCT encodes the following:
- a CDS encoding DUF58 domain-containing protein, with the translated sequence MNGLLTSIRDRFGGTVSPDQHAVAPAREQVVFDEELLARLRKLTLLSNASVSHGLAGEHRSQRRGSSPEFADFKSYSQGDDFRRIDWNIYSRLGELFIRLSEVTTELTVHLLLDASGSMDWSGDAQRITKFTYARRVTGSLGYVGLWHFDRLSITPFSNQLGHPFGPSHGRSNITPMLKYLTDLPASGTTSFAESVERYARARKRPGVLIVLSDLLSGEPDEMRTAFQLLRSRGWQTTVVQIVDPAERDPALAFPVGANAQPLTIELIDLEQATRLQITPTQSALADYTRALTAWQADVESVCASEQIPLITLQTDWPFETVVLGLLAQRGVVG
- a CDS encoding BatA and WFA domain-containing protein, encoding MSSLQFLAPIGLLALIGIPVVIFFHMRHTTPVERPVPTLRFWRLVAPAPTDDARLRRPPISLLLLLQLLAVGALGLALARPAVADAWAGLTQRTEPKHLVILLDGSTSMAATDVDSGSDRFTVAKELAAERVGELRDGDVATVMLLGTSVQSFEATDGAGLRTLETRVRELSLPGGRADLNAALVLTSNLMLPDLENQVVVITDGAVAADRSVAANVHAPIELLLVGRASAANLAVVQLTARASGDNANQTELFARLANFSDQQVNATVSVFANGIVVDSENLQIDANATVDFISDLLPSDVSRLRVELQANTDDALPADNAAELVLARDSDLAQRILLVSDTPLVLQRALTSLPGAQVTTISTTEHLNGDIPAGPYDLYVFEGYTPVSADEIVAPAFFVDPPVDGLLPTTGVMTAASVQHVRAGDPLLDGVDLTGLTAGETPILQMSEGDTAVVEGEGGPLLYRGAAPGSTEPMVVLAISLQESALPQRIAFPILTANVVRALAPAALPDSAALGDPVTIEPRAGAATVRIVSPSGIETDIPVSVDAGGAIETVVFPTTGEAGEYTVQELSTSGRAGATGSFVVNAGHPVESNLRANEELPEALAQAAASDEVGTTRRGLGDLWPALAALAVGVLVFEWLWLSAGGGVRRGNRSLRGARA